GCCCAGGCCGTGTCGGACCGAGCGCCGGTGACGTCAGGGCAGCGACTGATGGGGGGGGGTCGAGCGTGAGTGACGTCAGAGAGCGCCCCAGGTCCCCGTCCTGCGTGGGTGGCCTTTGCTCTGGTTGTCCTTCCTCCGCCCCACGTTCGGCCCCCGACTGCAGACGGACTACACGGGCTCGGAAGCGACCCCGGCCTAGGAGACCTGGGGCAGGGGGCTGTCTTGTCTGCCTGTAGCTCTGGTAACTTTTGTTGCCATCAAGAGCTTGTCTCCGGGTATACTTTTGTAGCAACCAGCAAATAAGCCGCAGTGTCATTCTGTAAGATGCGCTGTCCTGGTTATAAATAACTGTGGTTTCAGGTTTGGTGGTAAGCCTAGAAAATGAGAGTAAGGACTCTCCGCTGCTACAATCTCTGAGTGTCTGCTATTTTGGGAAGGTGGCCCAGAATCTGGAGAGGCAAGctctcaggctggccttccaGGCAGGCCAGCGCAGACCTCTGCCTGACTACAATGAAACGAAGCTGAGGCTGGGTAAAGTCCAAAGGCCCTGATAGGAATTGTTTCCCCTTGAGAGCTCTTGGATCATATCTGAAGGGGTAGTCACTAAAAGCCAGGcccaccaggcggtggtggcgcacgcctttaatcccagcagcaattgggaggcagaggcaggtggatctctgtgagttcaaggccagcctggtctacaagaggtagttcctggacagctaggactgttacacagagaaaccctgtctccaaaaacaaaacaaaacaaacaaaacagccagccctAGCTTGGAGGCATAGTGTCTTCCATCACATTAAGCTAGAGAGGAACATGGGTGTGCAGGGAAGGGGCCTCATTCATCCCCATCCATCAGACCCATCCAGAGGCATCTGGGTTTTCTCTTGAGACTGTGGCTGGCAAAGTAGCTGTCCTTGGGGATTCAGCCCAGTGACCATTCATAGCATAATGTGGGGGAAAATACTATAGTACTCAGGGAAGGGGGACACACATAGGACTTAGACCCAAACAAGGTTGGCCAGCAGACCAGAGAGGCCAGCACACCTTGGAGTatgcaggctagcctgggccagaGCACcctaaggagaaaagggaagtccTGAGAGAGGCAGGAGCGGTAGTTGAGGCTACTCCAGTTCCTCTGTGTTGACATGGTGTGTTTCTCTAGTGTCTGGATCGGCCTTCTCAGAACCCCTGACATGGGTGGGTGGAgcccagaagaaaaaaacagaaatacccATTCCTCTTACCTAGAGCTCAATGGTGGTTGCCCCAAGCCCTGCTGCCTTCATCCTGGACACTTTCCAGGTCACTTattccttttattctctctccagcccaagatgacAAGGTACCGAAACTGGCGAGCTATGCAGGACATGCAAAGGTACCGACGCCACTATCCAGTAAGTATACATGTCCCCTACTCAAGTAGAGTAACCCCCTGGCCTGCTGAAACTCCAGCTTTGGGTTCTGGGGTGTGTTCTTCATTGTCAGTACAGATCCGTGCCCTTCCCCTAGTCATGGGTGATAGAGCATGTTGTCTTACCTGAGCCTCAGAGAGTAGCTTTAAAATGAGGGAGCGTGTTCTGACAGAACATGTGACTCAGTGCTCACACGGGCTCCCTGGCTGGTACAGGGGATCACCTCAGTCTCTCCTCTGAACCCATGAGTACTGGCAACTCCTGTGGTATTTTTGAGGTACAGAAGGGGAGTAGGGGGCTGAAGGTAGTGCTGTCCTCTAAACCTACCCTTGCTACCCTTTGGGGTCTGCATGAGTTGGGGCTCTCAGAGACAGCCTGTTTCTCATGAATCCTCACCCATCCTTTCTCTGGCTCTTTAGGATTTGGCAGATCAAGACTGTAATGGCGACATGTCCAACCTGAGTTTCTACAAGAATGAGATCTGCTTCCAGCCAAATGGTACCTCCTCACTCAGCTCCAGCCCTTCTGCCCTTGGCCAGTTGTCCATTCTGTTAGGCTATCTGTGTCCTCAGTccaattttggcttttttttttttttttaattttcaaaacagggtttctctgtagcttgggagcctgccctggaactagctctcgtagaccagactggcctcgaactcacagaaatccgcctgcctctgcctcctgagtgttgggactaaaggccgtcaccaccactgcccagccaattttGGCTTTCAATGTCTCTGCAGTGCCCCCTTGAAGCTGCCAAGGGGATTGGAGCTTAGGTTGAGGGGCCAGAGAGTAAGCTTTCGGGGTTTTAAAATGGTCTTTCTGTGtatcctaggctggtctcaaactcaagattttcccacctcagcctcccaagtgctgaaattatagacCTGAGGTGCCATATCTGTTTTGTGACATAAGTGTTATTTGAAACTAAACGGTATAAGTAAAGTTTTGTGGTGCCTGCTCACACCCATCCATTTACACGGTTACTCTTTTGCTGTAGCATGGAAAAGGCCATGCAGCTACATAGCTGAGGTGTTTGCTGTCTGGCCTTCAAAGACACCTTCCCTAGACCACGTTCCAGGCCCAGTTTCTATGGGGATTTCTTGCTAGCTTCCTAGCTgatagtaaatatatatacacacacatacatacatgcatgcatacatatacatgtacacatacatatacacatacacacatatatacatgcacacctatatatgtgcacatatatacaaatacatatacacacacatacacacatgtacatatacacacacatatacatgcccaCCCCAGAGAGGAAGTAGTACACCCCTCACATACAGAAATAGGCCGAGTTACCTAAAACTAGCACATTTTGTATTTGATGAGCTATGGGTAGCTCCGCTGAGTCCTGTGAACCCTAAAGCTATTGAGGGTAGGCAGTGATTTTTGACATAACTCTGTCCCCTGAGCTGTGTCACAGAGGCCTCTGTAGCTGACTTTTCCCCATGGGACTTCCAGGTTCTTTCATTGAGGAAATTCTTCAGAACTGGAAAGACAACTATGAGCTCCTTGAAGAGAATCACTCCTACATCCAGTGGTGAGTGGAACCTAGGGAGAGGGGGGCCTGGTCTCCTGGGTGGGAGCTGTTGTGTGGTGTCTAGGCTTAGGTGTGTCTGAAGCACTCCTTCCTTCCGTGAGCCTGTATGTATGTGACAGGGATCCTAGTCAGTGTCTCTGTTGTTGGGCTCTGTGGGGGCGTTTTGTGCAGGTCTGTGGGCAGCTGGAGCGACCTGCCTTGGTTTCAGCAGGGCTCAAGTGAGGTGCCACACAGCAGCCATTTCCTGGCAAGTACACATCCCTTGCCTGAGGATCGCTCCCATGACTGCTCCCAGTGCCCTCTTGGTATGGCATACACTGCGGCAGTAACTCTACAGGACTGAGGACGAGAAAGACCAAAATAGGAAGGCATAAGAAAGAAAACGCTGCTCCCCAGAGGTGACAGACACACTGGTCTTGCCCATTTTGACTTTACACTGCACAGCCCATGAGCACAAAGGCTGAGGCTCCAAGCGGCCACTTTAACTGCTCTCGGCTGACTGCCATCCTTACCCAGTTCCTTGGATAAGACAGACGCCAGCCAACGCCCCCCAGGGATGAGAGGGAAGCACTGAATTCAGGACAAGGAGTTGCTGCCTGATACTAAAGTACCTGTATCCTCACCGTCTTCACAGGCTGTTTCCTCTGAGGGAACCGGGAGTAAACTGGCACGCCAAGCCCCTCACACTCAAGGAGATTGACGTAAGTTCCCTTCCTGGGCCCAGCTGGAGCGTTAGGAGAGCTACCCCCACCTGCAGAGAGGTCACCGACAAAGGTGCCCCTGTGGCATATAGAAGTCTGCCTGATAGGAATGATGCCGCCCGTTGGGGACATCACAGAAAGGGGGCATCCCTTAGAGGCTGAGTAGTAGAAAGAAGGGCGGGAGGCCCTGCACAGGGACAGCAAGGAATGCCTTGTGCCGGGTGACAGCTTTCCTGGGGGTGTGCTAATGTCACCTCCTCCTTGGAGGGGCCCGTGGCCTAGTGACCAGTGAGGGTCACCTGAGCCCCCAGGGGGTTATTTTCTAGGCATTCAAAAGCTCCATGGAGGTCAAAGAGCGTCTTGTCCAGGCCTATGAGCTCATGCTAGGCTTTTATGGGATCCAACTTAAGGACCGGGACACGGGTGCAGTCTGCCGTGCACAGAACTTCGAGTCACGCTTTCGCAACCTGAACAGGTGAGCGCAGGGCCCTGCTGGCATCCTCCCATCCCTGCTGCTCCCCTTTAGTATCTGGGACTGGGCTTCCAGCAGAGAAGCTTAATACAGCCACAGTGTACAGGTCCACCATGTGGCGGGGGTTGTGGGATTATAAGGAACCAGTCCCTTGGCTTGGGAGTTTTCATCCCCTCCATCCATGCAGACATCTCAGTCACTCTGGTCTGCCATCAGCCCCTTCTAGCTTTCAGCTGTATTTCCCAGACAGGACGTGCAGATCCTGTCCACAGGTCCGGGGTACACAAGCCATTTTCCCAGGTGGGGGCCTGAGAAGACCCTGAAATTTGAGATGAAGCCAGCTGGGGTTGTCTTGACCAGATCTGTATCTCCAGGGCCAGTTCCATCCaacctcctttaatcccagcactcaggaggcagaggcaggcgaatctctgtgaggtcgaggccagcctggtctacaagagctagttccaggataggctccaaaaatacagagaaaccttgtctccaaaacaaaacaaaaccctaaaaccTTTTGTCACCCACTTTGACAGACACAGCCACAACAACCTGCGTATTACGCGCATTCTCAAGTCACTGGGTGAGCTGGGCCTAGAGCGCTACCAGGCACCGCTGGTCCGCTTCTTCCTGGAGGAGACACTAGTGGAGAACAAATTACCCAGTGTGCGCCAGAGTGCCCTGGACTACTTCTTGTTTGCTGTGCGCTGCCCGCGCCAACGCCGCGAGCTGGTGCACTTTGCTTGGAAGCACTTCAAGCCACGCTGCCAGTTTGTCTGGGGGCCCCATGAAAAGCTGCGGAGATTCAGGCCCCGGCCACTCTCGGCACTAGGGCAGGCAGATAAGGATGAGGGCTCCAGAAACCCCTTCCAAGAGGCTGGCACACGGGGTCGGACCTATGGATCTGGAAGGAACCTGGGTGGGGACAGGGGAACAACTGAGGATCCCTGGCTGCTGAGCACAAAGCCCCAAGATGATGTGGAAACCTTGGATGGGGACCAGAGGGGTGAGGCTGAGTCACTGAGCCccaaagagagcaagaagagaaagttggaggGAAACAGGCAGGAGCAGATCCCATGGGAGGCAGATCCTCAGGTAGAGAAAATTGTCCACAACCTTGAGGGGTGTGCCCTGAGCCCTAGCAGCCAGGAACCTAGGGAGGCTGAACAACCCTGTCCTGTTACCCACGGGGCCGAGGTGACTGATGAGGTAAGAAAACGTAGGAAGGTGGAGGAGGGAAACAGGCAGGAGCAGATCCCATGGGAGGCAGATCCTCAGGTAGAGAAAATTGTCCACAACCTTGAGGGATGTGCCCTGAGCCCTAGCAGCCAGGAACCTAGGGAGGCTGAACAACCCTGTCCTGTTACCCATGGGGCCGAGGTGACTGATGAGGTAAGAAAACgtaggaaggtggaggaagggacTGAGGGTGATGGAGTAGCCAGTAACCATAGCACTGATACGTTatgccctgccctgcctcctaCACCTTCAGAGTGTCCTGAGGCCCAAAAAGATGAGAATGGGCCAGAGGACCCAGAAAGCCAGGTGGGGCCAGAGGACCCAGAAAGCCAGGTGGGGTCAGAGGACCCAGAAAGCCAGGTGGGGTCAGAGGACCCAGAAAGCCAGGTGGGGCCAGAGGACCCAGAAAGccaggtggggacagaggacacagaaagccaggtggggacagaggacacaGAAAGCCAGGTGGGAGTAGAGCAAGGTACCTTTGGGAACTTGGTGGAACACCCTGACACCACAGAAGTGGGTGAGTCAGAGAAGTTGGCAGGGATGGGAACCTCTGCTGAACCCCCAAAGCCTTAGAGGTGCATCTCAGTCCTACTCCACCCGCTGCAGGCGTTGTCTTGAGTCCCAGAGCCCTGTTGTTGGCTCTTCTTGGTGCCCCACAGTGCTGGCCTCTCCCTGGTGGCCACTGAAGCAACCACCAGGGAGACTGAGGCCCTGCCCTCAGGGAAGGCCATGGCCTTCAGAACCCTCCTTACCTCACTGTGTCCTCCCCCACTGCCCTCTGAGCCCCGTGTTTGTGAACAGATCCTAAGGGTCTCGGGGGAGGGGCCTCTTTTCTTAATCTGGTGCCAAGTGAGGCCTTTTCTGAATAAACTCTTTAGACTTTGTTTTTTGGTTGCCTGTGGGTTCTGTGAGTTTTTCCTTTAGACTGCCCTCTTCCCCCAAGTTGAGAGCAGCCTGGCCAGTGCCACACACATGCTGCTTAGCCCGTACAGAGCCTGGCAGATACTGGCTGCACAGCTCTTTCTGGGCACAGGCGCTGTAAACAGACCTATCCTAAAATTGCATACAGCCTTCCTGAATACAGGGTTTGATCAGCAGCACTTTACCTGCGGCTTGTCACCTGGTGCATCACTGTCTCGGGTGGGCTGGGGACAATGCTGGGTGTCATGCCCATCTCCGCTGATCTTCAGGGGCTGTATGTGGCCTATCAGAGCGGCATTCCACTGCAGCTTCTCTCTGCTGGGGCTTTCTCCCCTTCTCGCTCCCCGGTGCCTATCTGTCACGTAAGAAGTTTTGTGGACCTTGAGGAGAGGGCCACACACGCCTCGGTGCAAATGAGTTGGCAACCAAGTCCAGTCCTGGGTGTTCTTGGGGAGAGGATCACAGTTCTCCCTGAGTTGAACACAGGAGTCAGGTGTCATTTCTTGACAAGGTCACTGTATGATGCTGTGGACAGTGCCCTCCCAAGGTTAGCTCCAGGCTGTGGGCCTCCGGACCCTCAGCTGTGGTTTGGCTCATTGGTGAGGTTTCCATCATGAAATGGAAATAGATGTTCTGAGATGGAGAGAAGGCATCTCGTTACTCCAGCTGGGGTCCCTCTTGGAGTGACCAAGCATCTTTGACTAAATGGCTGAGACTCAGGTCAGATGGGGAATATCAACACTTGAAAGTGAGGAGAGGCTCTAGAGTGGCTGGCCGTTTCCACTCACTTGACTTTCAGGACAATAGTGTGCCAAAACAGGTAGATAAAGCTTCAGCTCTGCACAGCTCCAAGGCAAGCGCTGGGCGGCCTGGACCTGAGAGGTCTAGGATGTGAGGCTGGGGGTGTGAGGGTGCTGAAGACAAACCCTGCTTCAAGTGCCAAAAATGCTCCCCAGACCCAACCCAAAGGCCAGCTGTGCCACATGCTGGAAGCTGAGGGGGCAGGAAGACCTAGACTGTGGTGCCCCAGGAACCCGGGTCAGCTAGGAGGTCCTTTACCGGAGCCATGAGATCCTAGTCTCAGACCATGTGGGTGGGGCTTCTGCTGCCTGAGTTGCTCTCTCCCCTTGTCAAGGCTTCCTCAGTTTGTGTTCATTCACAAACTCCCGCTGTAGGGCTGAGAAGGCAGTGGGGTGCCTGATACTGGAAGGAGAATCTCCTGTTACCTTACTTGGCAGGTGAAAGCCACAGCTTCTGTTGGggccatttccccccccccccatctctctccctctccctctttctccctccctccctcccttgtctaCTCTGTTCTTGTTCATTTCTGTCACGTGATCCCTGCCTGCAGCTGGAGCTTCTGCCATGTCCTGTAAACCCAGGGCAGTGTTACTCAGGgaattcagattcccagaaaAGGACAGGTAGGCTGGGATCCTGCAGCTTTGGCAAACCCCATAGGTGACTGAGATGTCTGAAAGAtgaaggaaggggctggagagttagcccagcagttaagagcacttgctacttttgTAGAGGACTCAGATTCCATCCCCCCCatccacatggaggttcacaaacatctgtatcTTCCTATCTCTGGACACCAGACACgcatataacacacatacatacaccatacatgcaggcaaaacactcatacataattTAGTAAAATAATCTGAAGTTAGGTTAAAGGACAGACCACCAATGTGGAGACCTGTTTCCAGGCGTGCCCTAACACTGGGTCCTTCTCTCCGCAGCCCTGATCGCCTTGATCTTCAGGCTGccactttcctcttccttcttgctcCCTCCTGGGGAACGGGGTGCAGCATAATTATGAGGCTTTCCAGTGGTGGCTGAAATGAACCGGTCCACCCCTACCCCAACTAGAGCCTGGATCCAAGCTTAAGAGAGAGGGCAGGGATGGCTAGCCAGAAGTGCTGGGCTGTCTGCCGTGGTAGGCATCCTCAAGGGAGATTTACCCACCGTGATCCTCTTGGGATTTGGGCAGCTTGGGCGTGCCCTTCGCAGTTCTCAAAAGATGCCCTTTACTGTGGCGCTTCTTCCTGGCCACGATCTGGcagaggagtgggagagaaaaaAGTCTTTCTTGTGCGCTGAAAGGTGCGTGTGTGTAACGCGCTGTCCTAGGATAATTTTAACTCAGAGGAGGGCCGGAAAATGtttctgggtgttttttttttctttccagcccATGTGGCGCCCTGCCGGCCCAGGTGGGCCCAGTTGAATGGGGGGCTTGTGCGCGGGCGGGGCGGGGCAGGGCGGGGCGCTCGGCCTCGCACCGCCCTcagcccctctccccaccctgctGCCTGGCGCCAGCCGCTCAGAGCGCCCGCCAGTCAGCCATGACCGGAGCTCCCGTCCTAGCCCTGCTGCTGTTGGGGCAGCTTCTGACGGCCCCCTCCGCGCAGGTGAGCGCGAGCCCACGGGTGCGGACCGGGTCGGGGATAGATAGGGCTGTACGTCGAACGTCATAACCTGGGCCAGCTCGAACCTCCTGGGCCAAACCCTGAATTCCGCTGCCGCGGACCTTCGAGGACATCTATGGCAGCCTCCTCGCCGCCTCGCTCCGGCGAGCGAGTTCTAGTGATGCAGCTGAGCCTCCTGGACATCAGAACAAGAGGACCATGAACCTGGACTCCCACTGTCTTCGCCCAACCGGGTCAAGCCGCTGCCGGCGCTACCACCTAGCTCAGGACAATGTTGCCTTTGTTCCTGGAGACTCTCTGCGGGCCCGCAGCCACTCAGAGCTAGCGGGGATAAACTGTACCTCCGCGCCAGGCGACTTTGGAGACTTTGGGATTTTCTAGCGGGCAGGAATAGGGGTCAAGGGCCACTGTCACAGGCCCCAGAATTACTTGGTCTGGGGAAGATGAgacgggggcggggagggggaggctgaCATGGTGGAAAGGAGGGCTACCTAATAACTTATCTTAATTTCAGAAAGTGGGACCTCGAGGCCCCCCTGGTCCACAAGGGCCTCCTGGGAAGCCCGGCAAGGATGGCATCGATGTGAGTTGGGAGAGGAATGGGGAAGGTACCCTGAGACTCATGGCCTTGTGACCACAAATGCAAGCCCCTCCTCTGAGAGCTAGGGTGATACAGGGTACCCCTAGTGGGGCTAAAAAGACCTCATTTGTCTTTGGAGTAGATCCTGGGGTACCGATAGTAGGGTGGTCCTTGGCTAAAAGTATGGGCCGTAAGGTGCATGTGCTCCCGTATTCTAGGGTTTACTCTGGGGGACCTGGGGTTGTT
The Microtus pennsylvanicus isolate mMicPen1 chromosome 2, mMicPen1.hap1, whole genome shotgun sequence DNA segment above includes these coding regions:
- the Ogfr gene encoding opioid growth factor receptor, which produces MDDLNCDSTWEDESEEDGEDGQADDTGDADTGDEDDNAEETRPGVFQPKMTRYRNWRAMQDMQRYRRHYPDLADQDCNGDMSNLSFYKNEICFQPNGSFIEEILQNWKDNYELLEENHSYIQWLFPLREPGVNWHAKPLTLKEIDAFKSSMEVKERLVQAYELMLGFYGIQLKDRDTGAVCRAQNFESRFRNLNRHSHNNLRITRILKSLGELGLERYQAPLVRFFLEETLVENKLPSVRQSALDYFLFAVRCPRQRRELVHFAWKHFKPRCQFVWGPHEKLRRFRPRPLSALGQADKDEGSRNPFQEAGTRGRTYGSGRNLGGDRGTTEDPWLLSTKPQDDVETLDGDQRGEAESLSPKESKKRKLEGNRQEQIPWEADPQVEKIVHNLEGCALSPSSQEPREAEQPCPVTHGAEVTDEVRKRRKVEEGNRQEQIPWEADPQVEKIVHNLEGCALSPSSQEPREAEQPCPVTHGAEVTDEVRKRRKVEEGTEGDGVASNHSTDTLCPALPPTPSECPEAQKDENGPEDPESQVGPEDPESQVGSEDPESQVGSEDPESQVGPEDPESQVGTEDTESQVGTEDTESQVGVEQGTFGNLVEHPDTTEVGESEKLAGMGTSAEPPKP